In the genome of Gadus morhua chromosome 12, gadMor3.0, whole genome shotgun sequence, one region contains:
- the LOC115555537 gene encoding cortexin-1-like: MNDAPTLDYGLLLSPAGASLLPGLGSGSMVGGAGGGGGGGGGTPLVPLGVPDAEQSTALAFVGLLLLFLVFLLVRCFRILLDPYSRMPSSSWTDHKEGLERGQFDYALV, translated from the coding sequence ATGAACGATGCCCCCACCCTGGACTACGGGCTGCTGCTGTCCCCCGCCGGCGCCTCCCTGCTCCCCGGCCTCGGCAGTGGTAGCAtggtgggcggggccggcggcggcggtggcggcggcggaggcacGCCCCTAGTGCCGCTGGGCGTGCCGGACGCGGAGCAGAGCACGGCCCTGGCCTTCGTGGGGCTCCTCCTGCTGTTCCTGGTGTTCCTGCTGGTCCGCTGCTTCCGGATCCTCCTGGACCCCTACAGCCGCATGCCGTCCTCCTCCTGGACGGACCACAAGGAGGGCCTGGAGAGGGGGCAGTTCGACTACGCGCTGGTGTAG